A genomic window from Luteolibacter sp. LG18 includes:
- a CDS encoding TIM-barrel domain-containing protein has product MSSSFPFVPVNGFTPNNSGWSSVGNIDSWSADASGQNFTFVFGSRSLVIQILGPTAYRLRFNPATGATYATETSTAVVSRDLGLTGLNVTHSLANPGLLVIETGSLSIQIALAPFAVQVFRNGQLIHQDAPGQGVLYIPNQQVIAVMKTTPPGAGYYGLGEKAGSQITKNNFTYTFFNFDNFTYNGPSLGDPGPLNPTEPLYCSIPVLVEFNPFPSGAFSGAGFATGVFLDNPAQTYANIASNDYSDMTGKYYMGALYNELDYYFFAGAAVPDILQQYTTLTGRSPMPPRYVFGLHQGAYGYYDRYKLSAAANSYRAARIPCDGLHIDVDFQDNYRTFTHSEMKFPNAQELFSDLHGIGFKMSTNITPIITDNPLNQEGVKAPYDQRDNLIAANALIYDTRYQDGESQDYYDGGVNYGNNRGNNPYPSPPLQFNRNGLMPLAAPGNYPDFGLASVRKSWGEQYSHLIDDLGLDMIWQDMTCPAIDPNLPPENQYYKTFPQNLMMAQEATAADGTVTVNYLPNAQLHNSYVNNLLNGTWNGINTLRPDTRNFIIARGGYAGMQRYAGLWTGDSASSWDFLSINLPEVLNLGMSGVPISGCDIGGFATGAGTTTQSSVVGGSIVGGITNYELLTRWMQLGAFLPWYRNHYDGYNKQFQEPFAYGEPVPTNCRKYVELRYRMMQVQYDAMYQWTKSGLPVARPLFLNDPQDAGVYGHLNDQFFVGGDFLVAPILTQHETANPPTSPVRGVYLPAGSDWYAFMDNTAPLVAAVPGGTYISNYYADLTLVPIYIRAGAILPFSNLEQWVGQLPENPLTINFYPGPDRWTDEAAYELYQDDGITTQAQAGDYRLSRVYQQTVNVNGSVQRQVRVARVEGPYTPGAKFIYLAILGSITSASQVTRDGTVLTNVGDAQSLENAAADAWYWNESIDIVFVKIFDNKSDTTVVASY; this is encoded by the coding sequence ATGAGCAGTAGTTTTCCATTCGTCCCCGTCAACGGGTTCACGCCGAACAACTCCGGCTGGAGCAGCGTCGGCAACATCGACAGCTGGTCCGCAGACGCGAGCGGACAGAACTTCACGTTCGTCTTCGGCTCGCGCTCGCTGGTGATCCAGATCCTCGGGCCCACGGCCTACCGGCTCCGGTTCAACCCGGCCACCGGCGCGACCTACGCCACCGAGACCTCGACCGCGGTGGTCAGCCGCGATCTCGGCCTGACCGGCCTCAACGTCACCCACAGCCTGGCGAACCCCGGGCTGCTGGTGATCGAGACCGGCTCGCTGAGCATCCAGATCGCCCTCGCGCCGTTCGCGGTGCAGGTGTTCCGCAACGGCCAGTTGATCCACCAGGACGCGCCCGGCCAGGGCGTGCTCTACATTCCGAACCAGCAGGTGATCGCCGTGATGAAGACCACGCCTCCGGGCGCGGGCTACTACGGCCTCGGTGAGAAGGCGGGCAGCCAGATCACGAAGAACAACTTCACCTACACGTTCTTCAACTTCGACAACTTCACCTACAACGGCCCCTCGCTCGGCGATCCGGGCCCGCTGAACCCGACCGAGCCGCTGTATTGCTCGATCCCGGTACTGGTGGAGTTCAACCCGTTCCCGTCCGGTGCCTTCAGCGGCGCGGGCTTCGCCACCGGCGTGTTCCTGGACAACCCGGCGCAGACCTACGCGAACATCGCCTCGAACGACTACTCGGACATGACCGGGAAGTATTACATGGGCGCGCTCTACAACGAGCTCGACTACTACTTCTTCGCGGGTGCCGCGGTGCCGGACATCCTCCAGCAGTACACCACGCTCACCGGCCGCAGCCCGATGCCGCCGCGCTATGTCTTCGGCCTGCACCAGGGCGCGTACGGTTACTATGACCGCTACAAGCTCTCGGCCGCGGCGAACTCGTACCGCGCAGCGCGCATTCCCTGCGACGGCCTGCACATCGACGTGGACTTCCAGGACAACTACCGGACGTTCACCCACAGCGAGATGAAGTTCCCGAACGCGCAGGAGCTGTTCAGCGACCTGCACGGGATCGGCTTCAAGATGAGCACGAACATCACGCCGATCATCACGGACAACCCGCTGAACCAGGAGGGTGTGAAAGCCCCCTACGACCAGCGCGACAACCTGATCGCCGCGAACGCGCTCATCTACGACACCCGCTACCAGGACGGCGAGTCCCAGGACTACTACGACGGTGGCGTGAACTACGGCAACAACCGTGGCAACAACCCGTATCCCTCGCCGCCGCTCCAGTTCAACCGCAACGGCCTGATGCCGCTGGCCGCGCCGGGAAACTACCCGGACTTCGGCCTCGCTTCCGTGCGGAAATCGTGGGGCGAGCAGTACAGCCACCTGATCGACGACCTCGGGCTCGACATGATCTGGCAGGACATGACCTGCCCGGCGATCGACCCGAACCTTCCGCCGGAGAACCAGTACTACAAGACGTTTCCGCAGAACCTGATGATGGCGCAGGAAGCGACGGCCGCGGACGGCACGGTGACGGTGAACTACCTGCCGAACGCGCAGCTCCACAACTCCTACGTCAACAACCTGCTCAACGGCACCTGGAACGGCATCAACACGCTGCGCCCGGACACCCGCAACTTCATCATCGCCCGCGGCGGCTACGCCGGCATGCAGCGCTACGCCGGCCTGTGGACGGGTGACTCGGCCTCGAGCTGGGATTTCCTCAGCATCAACCTGCCGGAGGTGCTGAACCTGGGCATGTCCGGTGTGCCGATCAGCGGCTGCGACATCGGCGGTTTCGCCACCGGGGCGGGCACCACCACGCAGTCGAGCGTGGTCGGCGGCTCGATCGTCGGCGGCATCACGAACTACGAGCTGCTCACCCGCTGGATGCAGCTCGGCGCGTTCCTGCCGTGGTACCGCAACCACTACGACGGCTACAACAAGCAGTTCCAGGAGCCCTTCGCCTACGGCGAGCCTGTACCGACGAATTGCCGCAAGTACGTGGAGCTGCGCTACCGCATGATGCAGGTGCAGTATGACGCGATGTACCAGTGGACGAAGTCCGGCCTGCCGGTGGCGCGCCCGCTGTTCCTGAACGACCCGCAGGACGCCGGGGTCTACGGCCACCTGAACGACCAGTTCTTCGTGGGCGGCGACTTCCTCGTGGCTCCGATCCTCACCCAGCACGAGACGGCGAACCCGCCGACCTCGCCGGTGCGCGGCGTCTACCTACCCGCGGGCAGCGACTGGTATGCCTTCATGGACAACACCGCCCCGCTCGTGGCGGCGGTGCCGGGCGGCACTTACATCAGCAACTACTACGCGGACCTGACCCTGGTGCCGATCTACATCCGCGCCGGTGCGATCCTCCCCTTCTCCAACCTGGAGCAGTGGGTCGGCCAGCTCCCGGAGAACCCGCTGACGATCAACTTCTACCCCGGCCCGGACCGCTGGACGGACGAGGCGGCGTACGAACTCTACCAGGACGATGGCATCACGACGCAGGCCCAGGCCGGCGACTACCGCCTGTCCCGCGTCTACCAGCAGACGGTGAACGTGAACGGCTCGGTGCAGCGCCAGGTGCGCGTCGCCCGGGTCGAGGGCCCCTACACGCCGGGCGCGAAGTTCATCTATCTGGCCATCCTCGGCAGCATCACCAGCGCCAGCCAAGTCACCCGCGACGGCACCGTGCTCACCAACGTGGGCGACGCGCAATCGCTGGAAAACGCCGCCGCCGATGCATGGTATTGGAATGAATCCATCGACATCGTCTTCGTGAAGATCTTCGACAACAAGTCCGACACCACCGTCGTCGCCTCTTACTGA
- a CDS encoding DNA starvation/stationary phase protection protein, protein MSTILKETVKIGLSKDARQKAADVLAAILANQHVLYLKTRNFHWNLTGFRFRTLHAFFEEQYEALAKAIDETAERLRSLGAVSPGSMAEMLKAATLTERPGALVDGEEALKALHTDHETVIRDLREAIDVLQDQCNDVGTADFVTDLLRAHEKLAWMLRSFME, encoded by the coding sequence ATGAGTACCATCCTGAAGGAAACCGTGAAGATCGGCCTCTCCAAGGACGCCCGCCAGAAGGCCGCCGACGTCCTCGCCGCGATCCTCGCCAACCAGCACGTGCTCTATCTCAAGACGCGCAATTTCCACTGGAACCTCACCGGCTTCCGCTTCCGCACCCTTCACGCCTTCTTCGAGGAGCAATACGAAGCCCTCGCCAAGGCCATCGACGAAACCGCCGAGCGCCTCCGCAGCCTGGGTGCCGTGTCGCCTGGCTCGATGGCCGAGATGCTCAAGGCCGCCACCCTCACCGAGCGCCCGGGAGCCTTGGTCGATGGCGAGGAGGCCCTCAAGGCCCTCCACACCGACCACGAAACCGTGATCCGCGACCTCCGGGAGGCCATCGATGTCCTTCAGGACCAGTGCAACGACGTGGGCACCGCCGATTTCGTCACCGACCTCCTCCGCGCCCACGAGAAACTGGCGTGGATGCTACGAAGTTTCATGGAGTGA
- a CDS encoding DUF6528 family protein: MKRLLLTLLTLPWTALAADKLVLCGWDEVFMIDPAAEKPAKTWSWKAKDHPEIPAELVKAFGSTDDCKPQDGGRRLLVSSSAGGCALLELPSGKPLWSARVKNAHSIEGLPGGRIVVASSVGGDRLVLFDLKRGDKVLWETSLPSAHGLAWDEGRKKLYALGFTELRTYSLKDWETETPSLVQEKSTPLPDEDGHDLRPVPGSADLVVTTHGHVWLFDRDQGAIRPHPEWKDRAQVKCIDVHPKSGRVFLNQAAGGNWWNDSFELLRPDRKIRMESEKLYKGRWLVEP; this comes from the coding sequence ATGAAACGCCTGCTTCTCACCCTGCTGACCCTGCCGTGGACCGCGCTCGCCGCGGACAAGCTCGTGCTCTGCGGGTGGGACGAGGTGTTCATGATTGATCCTGCGGCGGAGAAGCCCGCCAAGACGTGGTCGTGGAAAGCAAAGGATCACCCGGAGATCCCGGCGGAGCTGGTGAAGGCCTTCGGGTCGACCGACGACTGCAAGCCGCAGGACGGCGGCAGGCGGCTGCTCGTTTCGTCCTCGGCGGGCGGTTGCGCGCTGCTGGAGCTGCCGTCCGGGAAGCCGCTGTGGTCGGCCCGGGTCAAGAACGCCCATTCGATCGAGGGGCTGCCGGGTGGACGCATCGTGGTGGCGTCGTCGGTGGGCGGCGACAGGCTGGTGCTGTTCGACCTGAAGCGCGGTGACAAGGTGCTGTGGGAAACGTCGCTGCCTTCCGCCCACGGCTTGGCGTGGGACGAGGGTCGGAAGAAGCTGTATGCGCTCGGGTTCACCGAGCTGCGGACCTACTCACTGAAGGACTGGGAGACGGAGACCCCGTCGCTGGTGCAGGAGAAGAGCACTCCCCTGCCGGACGAGGACGGGCACGACCTGCGGCCGGTGCCGGGGAGCGCGGATCTGGTGGTGACCACTCACGGCCATGTCTGGCTCTTCGACCGGGACCAAGGCGCAATCCGCCCGCATCCCGAGTGGAAGGACCGGGCGCAGGTGAAATGCATCGACGTGCATCCGAAGAGCGGTCGGGTTTTCCTGAACCAGGCCGCCGGAGGCAACTGGTGGAACGACTCCTTCGAGCTGCTGCGTCCCGACCGGAAGATCCGGATGGAGAGCGAGAAGCTCTACAAGGGCCGCTGGCTGGTGGAGCCGTGA